From a region of the Deltaproteobacteria bacterium genome:
- a CDS encoding acyl-CoA dehydrogenase family protein — MDFTVSTEHEILRSTVRSFAEREIRPRAMELDAREEFSVELTRAMGELGLFGMVVPETYGGQGLDYLGYIIATEELARVDGSQAATVAAANSLGIGPIYEFGTEEQKRKYLPKLCSGEALWGFGLTEANAGSDAGNTQTTAVLDGDHWVINGSKIFITNASSEISLGTTILAKTGLREDGKKELSCILVENGTAGYEAREMKGKMVWRASNTSELYFDDCRVPRENLLGKQGEGFHQMLQTLDRGRLAIAAMGLGGAQGCYERSLKYAKERIQFNRPIAQFQVNAFKLADMATEIELARLLLYKACWLKDRGKPFTREAAMAKLFCSEVMGRCANHAVQLHGGYGLMKDFEVERFYRDQKLLEIGEGTSEIMRLVIARLIGAL, encoded by the coding sequence ATGGACTTCACCGTCTCCACAGAACATGAAATCTTGCGAAGCACAGTCCGCAGCTTTGCTGAACGAGAAATACGCCCCAGGGCAATGGAGCTCGATGCCCGAGAAGAGTTTTCCGTAGAATTGACCCGGGCTATGGGTGAACTGGGGCTCTTCGGCATGGTTGTCCCGGAAACTTACGGCGGACAGGGTCTCGACTACCTGGGCTACATTATCGCCACCGAAGAGCTGGCCCGAGTTGACGGCTCGCAGGCAGCCACCGTGGCAGCTGCCAACTCTCTGGGCATCGGCCCCATTTATGAATTCGGCACTGAAGAGCAGAAGCGCAAATATCTCCCCAAGCTCTGCAGTGGCGAAGCCCTGTGGGGCTTCGGTCTCACGGAAGCAAATGCCGGCTCTGACGCTGGCAATACCCAAACCACTGCAGTTCTGGACGGCGACCACTGGGTGATCAACGGCAGCAAAATTTTTATCACCAATGCCTCCAGTGAGATTTCCCTCGGCACCACAATACTGGCGAAAACTGGTCTCAGGGAGGACGGCAAGAAAGAATTGAGCTGCATCCTGGTGGAGAATGGCACTGCCGGCTACGAAGCCCGAGAAATGAAGGGCAAGATGGTCTGGCGCGCCTCCAATACCAGCGAACTCTATTTCGACGACTGTCGAGTCCCCAGAGAAAATCTCCTGGGCAAGCAGGGAGAAGGCTTTCACCAGATGCTGCAGACTCTGGACCGCGGCAGGCTGGCTATCGCTGCCATGGGCCTCGGCGGCGCCCAGGGTTGCTACGAACGGTCCTTGAAGTATGCCAAAGAACGTATCCAGTTCAACCGCCCCATTGCCCAGTTTCAGGTAAACGCCTTCAAACTCGCTGATATGGCCACCGAGATCGAACTGGCCAGACTCCTTCTCTACAAAGCATGCTGGCTCAAGGACAGGGGCAAACCCTTCACCAGAGAGGCAGCCATGGCCAAACTGTTCTGTTCGGAGGTGATGGGCCGCTGCGCCAATCACGCCGTGCAGCTGCACGGCGGCTACGGCCTCATGAAGGACTTCGAGGTGGAACGCTTCTATCGGGACCAGAAGCTGCTGGAAATTGGCGAGGGCACCTCGGAGATTATGCGCCTGGTGATCGCCAGGCTGATTGGTGCTCTCTAG
- a CDS encoding helix-turn-helix transcriptional regulator, with the protein MGKAGMRPPSDEGKKPHSSYPQEPHEQEFLEGISKTSAYAPEPEEPTGIGERIRKLRHLRGLSLAEVSRRTGLAEKVLQDVEADAIAPPLGTLVKLARAMHMKMGQLLTDGEPKSFVITRKHEGKPVSRRAAQQQDRYGYSYLSLTPGMSDRSMEPFLVTLAPTEEELPGSVHEGEEFLYVLEGEMEVIIGEHRDVLYPGDSIYYHSSTPHLVKCHRSTPTRIIAVLFAETT; encoded by the coding sequence ATGGGTAAAGCAGGCATGAGACCTCCTTCTGATGAGGGCAAGAAACCGCACTCCTCCTATCCTCAGGAGCCGCACGAACAGGAATTCCTCGAGGGAATCAGCAAGACTTCTGCCTATGCCCCCGAGCCAGAAGAACCAACAGGCATTGGGGAGCGGATCAGGAAGCTTCGGCATCTCAGGGGCCTTTCTCTTGCCGAGGTGAGCCGCAGAACCGGTCTTGCAGAAAAAGTTCTCCAGGATGTGGAAGCAGATGCCATAGCACCGCCTCTGGGTACTCTGGTCAAATTGGCCAGAGCCATGCACATGAAAATGGGGCAGCTGCTCACTGATGGTGAACCGAAATCCTTTGTCATCACTCGCAAACATGAAGGCAAGCCAGTGAGCAGACGGGCCGCTCAGCAACAAGACAGGTACGGCTACTCCTATCTTTCTCTGACCCCCGGGATGAGCGACCGCAGTATGGAGCCTTTCCTGGTGACACTGGCCCCCACCGAGGAGGAACTCCCGGGATCGGTGCATGAAGGAGAAGAGTTTCTCTATGTGCTGGAAGGGGAAATGGAAGTGATCATCGGTGAACATCGCGATGTGCTCTATCCAGGAGATTCCATTTATTATCATTCCTCCACTCCCCACCTGGTCAAATGCCACCGCAGCACACCCACCCGCATCATTGCAGTGCTCTTTGCTGAAACCACCTGA
- a CDS encoding pyruvate carboxyltransferase: MNLHYPKKVTLGDITVRDGLQHEEKFIPTRAKLWLAEQLILAGFKRIEVTNFGNPKRMPQFADADELLQLLSSSKIVADRLQDVEITAITIRERAVERAIECRRQGYGPDRILFMVSTSESHHKVNSGLSLEDYWRMAEQYTAKAHDNGMKVCGTVSTIWGCPIEGPTDMRKALDFTKRWLAIGADDIEHADHDGSAPPNRVYDYFSMVLDAIPDPTLHVAHFHVTRGWGLANVLAALQAGVTHFEGTLGGTGGQPANFVDGVPVAGTGAYYTKDPKITGLVSTEDMVVMMDEMGIDTGIDVDHLLVIGRTLEKILGRQLRSECVHTGRIPKEPTGILDH, translated from the coding sequence ATGAACCTCCACTATCCGAAAAAGGTAACCTTAGGAGACATTACGGTACGCGACGGCCTGCAGCATGAGGAAAAGTTCATCCCCACCAGGGCCAAGCTGTGGCTTGCTGAACAGCTCATTCTTGCCGGCTTCAAGCGGATTGAAGTGACCAACTTTGGCAATCCAAAGAGAATGCCGCAATTTGCCGACGCAGACGAGCTCCTGCAGCTCCTCAGCAGCAGCAAGATCGTGGCTGATCGTTTGCAGGACGTGGAGATTACCGCCATCACCATACGTGAGCGTGCCGTTGAGCGAGCCATCGAGTGCCGGCGGCAGGGTTACGGTCCGGATCGGATCCTTTTTATGGTTTCCACCAGTGAGTCACATCACAAGGTCAATTCAGGACTTTCCCTGGAGGACTACTGGAGGATGGCCGAGCAGTACACCGCCAAGGCGCACGACAACGGCATGAAGGTATGCGGCACTGTGAGCACCATCTGGGGCTGTCCCATAGAAGGTCCCACAGACATGCGAAAGGCCCTGGATTTTACCAAGAGGTGGCTGGCAATTGGCGCAGACGACATAGAACATGCAGACCATGACGGTTCCGCCCCGCCAAACAGGGTCTACGACTATTTCAGCATGGTGCTGGATGCAATACCAGATCCCACCCTGCACGTGGCCCACTTCCACGTCACCAGGGGCTGGGGCTTGGCCAATGTGCTTGCCGCCCTGCAGGCGGGAGTGACGCACTTTGAAGGGACCCTGGGAGGAACCGGTGGTCAGCCCGCCAATTTTGTTGATGGTGTGCCTGTTGCCGGCACCGGCGCCTATTACACCAAAGATCCGAAAATTACCGGCCTGGTGTCTACGGAAGACATGGTGGTCATGATGGATGAGATGGGAATCGACACCGGCATAGACGTTGATCACCTGCTTGTCATAGGCCGGACCCTGGAGAAGATTCTCGGTCGGCAGCTGCGCTCAGAGTGTGTCCACACCGGGAGGATCCCCAAAGAACCCACAGGAATTCTCGATCATTGA
- a CDS encoding propionyl-CoA carboxylase gives MQENREHWLKQEELLEERVQQAINPGGQQAIARLAKQGKQPVRELINALIDPGSEFFELSIVAGFGMNYPGGITDVPCGGLVTGLGKIHGNWTMVIANDSRVKAGTYFPITLKKHMRAQAIAEQCGLNCVYIADSGGAFLPMQAEVFPDDGHFGSMFYNMARMSAQGLKQITLSTGGNTAGGAYIVFMADEAVMLEGLAYSFLGGPPLVKAAIGQEIDAEALGGARIHTQVSGGADHCCKNQLEGISRVREILALEPPQKLYMARREEIPPAVAEETIYQLMPTGVHQAVNVRRFIDCIVDGGSFVEYKRTYAPGRGDNIVTGKSCIKGIPVGIVAANSSGIIFVEAARKATEFIIRCAVEKISLLFIQNSPGYMVGSEAEHGGIGKYGADMVRAVSNARVPRIQLVIGPDNGAANYGMCGRAYRPHFLFSTMRARTSVMSGRSAAEVLLSLERRKRRARGREMTEAEAATFQAELLAKYEMEAHPFYCGARLFNDRILRFKEIRSALALAFEVSLLKPIPESSFGNFRF, from the coding sequence ATGCAAGAAAATAGAGAGCACTGGCTCAAACAGGAGGAGCTGCTAGAGGAGCGCGTTCAGCAAGCGATCAATCCTGGCGGCCAGCAGGCAATAGCCCGGCTGGCCAAGCAGGGCAAGCAGCCAGTAAGAGAGCTCATCAACGCCCTCATAGATCCCGGCAGTGAGTTTTTTGAGCTCAGTATTGTGGCAGGCTTTGGCATGAATTACCCCGGCGGCATCACAGACGTACCCTGCGGCGGCCTGGTTACCGGTCTGGGCAAGATTCACGGCAACTGGACCATGGTGATTGCCAATGACAGCAGGGTGAAAGCCGGCACTTATTTTCCCATCACTCTGAAAAAACATATGCGGGCCCAAGCCATTGCTGAGCAATGCGGCCTCAATTGTGTCTACATTGCTGATTCAGGTGGAGCCTTCCTGCCAATGCAGGCAGAAGTATTCCCTGATGACGGCCACTTTGGCTCCATGTTCTACAACATGGCGAGGATGTCGGCCCAGGGTCTGAAGCAGATAACACTCAGTACTGGTGGCAATACTGCCGGAGGGGCGTACATCGTCTTTATGGCAGACGAAGCAGTGATGCTCGAAGGTCTGGCCTATTCTTTCCTCGGCGGGCCGCCGCTGGTCAAAGCAGCCATCGGCCAGGAGATCGACGCCGAAGCTCTGGGTGGCGCCAGAATCCACACACAGGTCTCCGGCGGAGCCGATCACTGCTGCAAGAATCAGCTCGAAGGTATCTCTCGGGTAAGAGAGATATTGGCACTGGAACCGCCTCAGAAGCTGTACATGGCCAGGAGGGAAGAAATCCCGCCGGCGGTTGCCGAAGAGACCATCTACCAGCTCATGCCCACGGGCGTACATCAGGCGGTAAATGTGCGGCGTTTCATCGATTGCATTGTGGACGGCGGCAGCTTTGTGGAATACAAGCGAACATACGCTCCTGGCCGCGGCGATAACATTGTCACCGGGAAAAGCTGCATCAAAGGCATCCCGGTGGGCATTGTGGCAGCCAACAGTTCAGGAATCATATTTGTGGAAGCTGCCCGCAAGGCTACCGAGTTCATCATTCGCTGCGCTGTGGAAAAGATCTCCCTGCTTTTCATCCAGAATTCTCCCGGCTATATGGTGGGCTCTGAAGCGGAGCATGGAGGCATCGGCAAGTACGGCGCCGACATGGTGCGCGCTGTGTCCAATGCCAGGGTGCCCAGGATCCAGCTGGTGATAGGACCTGACAATGGCGCTGCCAATTATGGCATGTGTGGCCGAGCCTACAGACCCCATTTTCTCTTCTCAACCATGAGGGCCAGGACTTCGGTGATGTCAGGACGCTCTGCCGCCGAGGTTCTCTTGAGTCTGGAAAGAAGAAAACGACGGGCGCGAGGCCGGGAGATGACCGAGGCAGAAGCTGCCACTTTTCAGGCGGAGCTGCTGGCCAAGTACGAGATGGAGGCCCACCCATTTTACTGTGGGGCCAGACTCTTCAATGACCGTATACTTCGCTTCAAAGAAATCAGGTCGGCTCTGGCCCTGGCATTCGAGGTAAGTCTGCTCAAACCGATTCCGGAAAGCAGCTTCGGCAACTTCCGCTTTTGA